The genomic DNA GGGCCATCTCCATTCGGCGGTAGCTGCCGAAGGCGTTGATCAGCAGCGGCATGGCGGCGCGGCCTTCGGGGGTCTGGACGTTTTCGAAGAGCAAAGCCTTGCCGCCGAGGTCGGCGTGGTGCGGGTCGAAGGTGCGCGCGTGTTCGCTGGGACGCGCAGCAGGCGACTTGCTGACGCGGTCGGCGATGGCGCTGATCTCAAGCATGGACGAGACCGGCGCGGTGATGCGATGCAGTTCGCCTGCGCGGTCGAGGGCGGTGACGAAATCCGTGAGCGTGGGGTAAGGCATGAGCAGATGATAAGGGTTCGAGGCGTGCGGGGAAAAATGAGGCGGGGTGGTGGTTTCGGGTTTGGGGTCTCTGGTTTCTGGTTGGAAGTGGAAAGCGAGGGTTTTCGAGTGTGCGGGCTGCATGGGGATGGTGCATGGTCTATGCTGTTGGTGATGAATGAAAGCGATCGACGAATACTGCTGGCGACGGGGAATCCGCACAAACTCGACGAACTGCAAGCAATCTTCGATGCTTGTGGCGGGAAGCCCGGGGGCGGGGACGGGGGCGGGGGCAGGGGCGTGAGATTGACGTCGTTACAGGCGTTGGATGTTCAGATTGTCGAGCCGGTGGAGGATGGCGACACGTTCGAAGCGAACGCGATCAAGAAGGCCAGGCATTACGCAAGTGCGACGGGGATGCTTTGCATGGCGGACGACTCGGGGCTTGAGGTTGATGCGCTAAACGGTGAACCAGGTGTACTCAGCGCGCGGTACAGCGGCGCGACGGGCGAACGTGGTGAGGTTGATCTGGCGAACAATCGTCGGTTGTTGAAACGGCTGGGCAATACGCCGCCGGCGGAGCGAACGGCGCGGTTTGTGTGCACGATTGCGATGGTCGCGCCGGCGACGCTGGCGGAGGAGCGGTGGCTGGCGGAGGTGTTGCAGCAGCTTGATCCGTCGGAGGGTGACGGCCGATTGCTGGCGATGGTGCGTGGTACGATTGAGGGCCGTATTCTGCTGCCCAGCGAGGCGGCGGACCGGGACGAGCCGGAGCGTGGACGAGGCGCGAACGGGTTCGGATATGACCCGCTGTTCCTCGTGCCGGAGTTGGGGTGCACGACGGCGGAACTGCCTGCGTCGCAGAAAAACCGGAT from Phycisphaerales bacterium AB-hyl4 includes the following:
- a CDS encoding non-canonical purine NTP pyrophosphatase — translated: MNESDRRILLATGNPHKLDELQAIFDACGGKPGGGDGGGGRGVRLTSLQALDVQIVEPVEDGDTFEANAIKKARHYASATGMLCMADDSGLEVDALNGEPGVLSARYSGATGERGEVDLANNRRLLKRLGNTPPAERTARFVCTIAMVAPATLAEERWLAEVLQQLDPSEGDGRLLAMVRGTIEGRILLPSEAADRDEPERGRGANGFGYDPLFLVPELGCTTAELPASQKNRISHRGNAARAMYEKLLGLGLV